The following coding sequences lie in one Sorex araneus isolate mSorAra2 chromosome 4, mSorAra2.pri, whole genome shotgun sequence genomic window:
- the IFT22 gene encoding intraflagellar transport protein 22 homolog isoform X2 yields the protein MKDAQGVVIVFNADIPSHLKEIEMWYSNFVQQQLLQDSQCLLIAHHKPGSGGDKGSPPLAPPLNKLKLVHSNLEDDPEEIRIEFVTYLKSVINSVSESRDREEMSIMT from the exons ATGAAGGATGCGCAGGGCGTGGTGATCGTCTTCAATGCCGACATCCCCAGCCACCTGAAGGAAATCGAGATGTGGTACTCGAACTTCGTGCAGCAGCAGCTCCTGCAGGACAGCCAGTGCCTGCTCATCGCGCACCACAAGCCGGGCTCGGGCGGGGACAAGGGCAGCCCGCCTCTGG CACCACCCTTGAACAAGTTGAAGCTGGTGCACTCCAACCTGGAGGATGACCCGGAAGAGATCCGGATAGAATTCGTCACGTATTTAAAAAGCGTCATCAACTCCGTGTCCGAGAGCCGAGACCGGGAGGAGATGTCCATCATGACCTAG